One window from the genome of Acuticoccus sp. I52.16.1 encodes:
- a CDS encoding TrkH family potassium uptake protein, producing the protein MPPIRPMHRRAAMAVLSRLNRMSTARLLLVGYVSYMALGFVLLSLPFVQSGVVAPLDNLFIATSAVSTTGLVTVDPGASYNRAGEIVILALFQVGGLGYMTFSSFFVLALRRRLSRGRERTVRASFELPDDISVAAFLRAVVVFTLLVETAGAVALYLLFAEAGREDALWSAIFHAVSAFCTAGFSLNSNSLEAYAGNVGVNAVIAVLSLMGAIGFIVVSDCWRALSGQERRLGTTSRTILFVTLAIISAAFLVILVTDEGIADLPLGERALAAFFQAMSASTTVGFDTVPIGTLGMGSVVVLMLLMIIGASPAGTGGGLKTTTFAVLWGIVTAVLGRRDEVYVMGHEVPLRTVRSAAAAMVFYCGLLLIGMLVLAHSDPGQRFEALVFEAISAMGTVGLSLGITADLSEVGKVVIIVLMAAGRVGILTFGLALAVPNTQSTRARRRRPADLPPA; encoded by the coding sequence GTGCCTCCCATCAGACCGATGCATCGCCGCGCGGCGATGGCCGTCCTCTCGCGGCTGAACCGCATGTCGACGGCGCGCCTGCTGCTCGTCGGCTACGTCAGCTACATGGCCCTCGGCTTCGTGCTCCTGTCGCTTCCCTTCGTGCAGTCCGGCGTCGTCGCCCCGCTCGACAACCTCTTCATCGCCACCTCGGCCGTTTCGACCACCGGCCTCGTGACCGTCGACCCGGGCGCCAGCTACAACCGCGCCGGCGAGATCGTCATCCTGGCGCTCTTCCAGGTCGGCGGGCTGGGGTACATGACGTTCTCTTCGTTCTTCGTCCTGGCGTTGCGGCGTCGGCTCAGCCGCGGCCGGGAGCGCACCGTGCGCGCCTCGTTCGAGCTGCCCGACGATATCTCCGTCGCCGCCTTCCTGCGCGCGGTGGTCGTGTTCACGCTCCTGGTGGAGACGGCGGGCGCCGTCGCGCTCTACCTCCTGTTCGCCGAGGCGGGGCGCGAGGACGCGCTCTGGAGCGCGATCTTCCACGCCGTGTCCGCCTTCTGCACCGCGGGCTTCAGCCTCAACAGCAACAGCCTGGAGGCCTATGCCGGCAATGTCGGCGTCAACGCCGTCATCGCCGTCCTGTCGCTGATGGGCGCGATCGGCTTCATCGTCGTCTCCGATTGCTGGCGCGCCCTGTCGGGGCAGGAGCGGCGACTGGGGACGACGAGCCGGACCATCCTCTTCGTCACGCTGGCGATCATCTCGGCGGCCTTTCTCGTCATCCTGGTGACGGACGAGGGGATCGCCGACCTGCCGCTGGGCGAGCGTGCGCTGGCGGCCTTCTTCCAGGCGATGAGCGCGTCGACGACGGTCGGCTTCGACACGGTGCCGATCGGCACACTCGGGATGGGCTCGGTGGTCGTCCTGATGCTGCTGATGATCATCGGCGCGTCCCCGGCCGGCACCGGGGGCGGGCTGAAGACGACGACTTTCGCCGTCCTCTGGGGGATCGTCACCGCGGTGCTGGGTCGCCGCGACGAGGTCTACGTCATGGGTCACGAGGTGCCGCTGCGCACGGTCCGCTCGGCGGCGGCGGCGATGGTGTTCTACTGCGGCCTGTTGCTGATCGGGATGCTGGTGCTGGCACACTCGGACCCCGGCCAGCGGTTCGAGGCGCTGGTGTTCGAGGCGATCTCGGCGATGGGCACCGTCGGCCTCTCGCTGGGGATCACGGCGGACCTGTCCGAGGTCGGCAAGGTGGTGATCATCGTGCTGATGGCCGCGGGCCGCGTCGGCATCCTGACCTTCGGCCTGGCGCTGGCGGTCCCCAACACCCAATCGACCAGAGCGCGCCGCCGGCGCCCGGCGGACCTGCCGCCCGCCTGA
- a CDS encoding Zn-dependent hydrolase yields MATNLTINSERLWDTLMDTAQYGATPKGGVRRLTLSDEDRMVRDWFTKACEAAGLTLAIDTMGNMFATRPGTDPNAPPIAVGSHLDTQPAGGKFDGILGVLAGLEAIRTLNDAGYQTTHPITLINWTNEEGARYAPGMSGSGVYSGELTYEQMMSSADKDGAVFGEELERIGYKGTEPVGERKFAAFVELHIEQGPILEAEEIQIGVVEGGQGLYWFDGTVAGRDSHAGTTPMTHRRDAMMALAELALAIEEIALANAPAAVGTMGEVAVLPGSRNTIPGTATFRAELRHPDGATLTAMAEALDAKIAEIAARRPVDITLDMRWRKDPVTFDPRVVEAVAAAVEKHGLTSKRMISGAGHDAFYVASLCPTGMIFIPCWEGISHNEEESATQVDCAAGAQVVLDTLVRLDETL; encoded by the coding sequence ATGGCGACCAACCTGACCATCAATTCGGAACGCCTCTGGGACACGCTGATGGACACCGCCCAGTACGGCGCCACCCCGAAGGGCGGCGTGCGGCGCCTCACCTTGTCCGACGAAGACCGCATGGTCCGCGACTGGTTCACCAAGGCGTGCGAGGCCGCCGGCCTCACCCTCGCGATCGACACCATGGGCAACATGTTCGCCACCCGCCCCGGCACCGATCCGAACGCGCCCCCGATCGCCGTCGGCTCCCACCTCGACACCCAGCCAGCCGGCGGCAAGTTCGACGGGATCCTCGGTGTGCTGGCCGGCCTGGAGGCGATCCGCACCCTCAATGACGCCGGCTACCAGACCACCCACCCCATCACCCTCATCAACTGGACCAACGAGGAAGGCGCCCGCTACGCCCCCGGCATGTCGGGCTCCGGCGTCTATTCGGGCGAGCTGACCTACGAGCAGATGATGTCCAGCGCCGACAAGGACGGCGCCGTCTTCGGCGAGGAGCTGGAGCGCATCGGCTACAAGGGCACCGAGCCGGTCGGTGAGCGCAAGTTCGCCGCCTTCGTGGAGCTGCACATCGAGCAGGGCCCCATCCTCGAGGCCGAGGAGATCCAGATCGGCGTCGTGGAGGGCGGCCAGGGTCTCTACTGGTTCGACGGCACCGTCGCCGGCCGTGACAGCCACGCCGGCACCACGCCGATGACCCACCGCCGCGACGCCATGATGGCGCTGGCCGAGTTGGCGCTCGCCATCGAGGAGATCGCCCTCGCCAACGCGCCCGCCGCGGTCGGCACCATGGGTGAGGTCGCGGTGCTGCCCGGCTCGCGCAACACCATCCCCGGTACGGCCACCTTCCGCGCCGAACTGCGCCACCCGGACGGAGCCACCCTCACCGCCATGGCCGAAGCGCTCGACGCCAAGATCGCCGAGATCGCCGCGCGCCGCCCGGTGGACATCACGCTCGACATGCGGTGGCGCAAGGACCCGGTCACCTTCGACCCCCGCGTGGTCGAGGCGGTCGCCGCCGCGGTGGAGAAGCACGGCCTCACCTCCAAGCGGATGATCTCCGGTGCCGGTCACGACGCCTTCTATGTCGCCTCGCTGTGCCCCACGGGGATGATCTTCATCCCCTGCTGGGAGGGGATCAGCCACAACGAGGAGGAGAGCGCGACCCAGGTCGATTGCGCCGCCGGCGCCCAAGTCGTGCTCGACACGCTGGTGCGGCTCGACGAGACCCTCTAA
- a CDS encoding amidase: MTDLTPERAADLAAVPLARAYLSGDADPVAVTEVFLERIASSDNPAYISLSPERAMREARSAKARYDAGFPASSLDGVPVAWKDLFDMAGEVTTAGSNLLRSASPAEEDSPVVAHLAAAGMVALGKTNLTEFAFSGLGLNPHYGTPANPHDPETPRIPGGSSSGSAVAVAAGLATTAIGSDTGGSVRIPAAVNGLVGYKSSEGRISTEAVIPLSATLDTVGPIARTVEDCIHLDAALRGTAPTIRRGNIAGMRLIVCETLWLDDAEDIVTDAFEQAVKRLEAAGVTIETRTVPQVREAARIMADHGTLANAESYAYHRDRIESADVEEMDGRVVARILRGKTMSAYDLLANTAGRIKLSRQLGQDMEDAFLIGPTVPHVAPEIAPLDADPEVFNRVNLKTLRNTMTGNFLNLPGVAMPMAADSKLPVSFLLNAKSDDDDRLLSAALAIEHIVRGA; this comes from the coding sequence ATGACCGACCTCACTCCCGAACGGGCCGCAGATCTCGCGGCCGTCCCCCTCGCCCGCGCCTACCTCTCCGGAGATGCCGACCCCGTCGCCGTCACCGAAGTCTTCCTCGAGCGGATTGCCTCGAGCGACAACCCGGCCTACATCTCGCTCTCGCCCGAGCGGGCGATGCGCGAGGCGCGCTCGGCCAAGGCGCGCTATGACGCCGGCTTCCCCGCCTCCTCGCTGGACGGCGTCCCCGTCGCCTGGAAGGACCTGTTCGACATGGCCGGCGAGGTGACGACCGCCGGATCCAACCTCCTGCGCAGCGCCTCCCCGGCCGAGGAGGACAGCCCCGTCGTCGCGCATCTCGCCGCTGCGGGCATGGTCGCCCTCGGCAAGACCAACCTCACCGAGTTCGCCTTCTCCGGCCTCGGCCTCAACCCGCACTACGGCACGCCCGCCAACCCTCACGATCCCGAGACGCCGCGCATTCCGGGCGGCTCCTCGTCGGGTTCGGCGGTGGCGGTCGCGGCGGGGCTCGCCACCACCGCCATCGGCTCGGACACTGGCGGCTCGGTGCGGATCCCGGCGGCGGTCAACGGCCTCGTCGGCTACAAGTCGTCCGAGGGGCGCATCAGCACCGAGGCGGTGATCCCCCTTTCGGCGACGCTCGACACCGTCGGCCCCATCGCCCGCACCGTGGAGGACTGCATCCACCTCGACGCGGCGCTGCGCGGCACCGCGCCCACCATCCGTCGCGGCAACATCGCCGGCATGCGCCTCATCGTGTGCGAGACGCTGTGGCTGGACGACGCCGAAGACATCGTCACCGACGCGTTCGAGCAAGCGGTGAAGCGCCTCGAGGCGGCCGGCGTCACCATCGAGACGCGCACCGTGCCGCAGGTCCGCGAGGCGGCGCGGATCATGGCCGACCACGGCACCCTCGCCAACGCCGAGTCCTACGCCTACCACCGCGACCGCATCGAGAGCGCCGACGTGGAGGAGATGGACGGCCGCGTCGTCGCCCGGATCCTGCGCGGCAAGACCATGTCGGCCTACGACCTCCTCGCCAACACGGCGGGGCGCATCAAGCTCTCCCGCCAGCTCGGCCAGGACATGGAGGACGCCTTCCTCATCGGCCCGACCGTGCCGCACGTCGCGCCCGAGATCGCCCCGCTCGACGCCGATCCGGAGGTGTTCAACCGCGTCAACCTGAAGACGCTGCGCAACACGATGACGGGCAACTTCCTCAACCTGCCCGGCGTCGCGATGCCGATGGCGGCGGATTCCAAGCTCCCGGTCAGCTTCCTCCTCAACGCCAAGAGCGACGACGACGACCGTCTCCTCTCGGCCGCGCTGGCGATCGAGCACATCGTCCGCGGCGCTTGA
- a CDS encoding SDR family oxidoreductase — MIETAPVAIVTGASRGIGAAIAQRLALDGLAVAVNYAHNAGDAAHVVDTIVASGGRAVAVRADIADPGAVRRLFEETEAAFGPVGVLVNNAGVMRLAPIAETDDATIEAHLAINLRGPFYALREAARRMGPGGRIINLSSSAVGKYQPTYGAYAATKGAIEALSRVMANEMRGRDVTVNVVVPGPSEAEIVGAHRPGALGDTIGGRAPRERAGTPEEIADSVAFLAGPEGRWVNGQVLRINGGAA, encoded by the coding sequence ATGATCGAGACCGCACCCGTCGCGATCGTCACCGGTGCATCGCGCGGGATCGGCGCCGCCATCGCCCAACGTCTCGCCCTCGACGGTCTCGCCGTCGCGGTGAACTACGCACACAATGCCGGTGACGCCGCCCATGTGGTCGACACCATCGTCGCCTCCGGCGGCCGCGCCGTCGCCGTGCGGGCCGACATCGCCGACCCCGGCGCCGTACGCCGCCTGTTCGAAGAGACGGAGGCCGCGTTCGGCCCCGTCGGCGTCCTCGTCAACAACGCCGGCGTCATGCGGCTCGCCCCGATCGCCGAGACCGACGACGCGACGATCGAGGCCCACCTCGCGATCAACCTGCGCGGCCCCTTCTACGCGCTGCGCGAGGCGGCGCGGCGGATGGGGCCGGGCGGGCGCATCATCAACCTGTCGAGCAGCGCGGTGGGCAAGTACCAGCCGACCTACGGCGCCTATGCCGCCACCAAAGGCGCCATCGAGGCGCTGTCGCGCGTGATGGCCAACGAGATGCGCGGGCGCGACGTCACCGTCAACGTCGTCGTCCCCGGCCCGAGCGAGGCGGAGATCGTCGGCGCCCACCGACCCGGTGCGCTGGGCGACACGATCGGCGGCCGCGCCCCTCGCGAGCGCGCCGGCACCCCGGAGGAGATCGCCGACAGCGTCGCCTTTCTCGCCGGCCCGGAAGGGCGGTGGGTCAACGGCCAGGTGCTGCGGATCAACGGCGGCGCCGCGTAG
- a CDS encoding OmpA family protein, whose product MRQLTSWAVLAAMTAATGPAAAGIGAHQAPVFAESGVIAVQNQQERQNERREFRSETQAAQDEVQNERRERAREDRSADAERRNERLEFRQEDLSRSERHEAQEEMTNERRERAREQRELSNEQANERQEFRREQRATQQEIQNERRESAREQRPTTEDRRGQAAQQRERRNDAADQRQRTNERRQNARDKRSDAGAVMSDWTIQRAALDGPVQVAQLDAAAQPMLLAQADQKQEERRAKAREERRQRNEAQNKGNQKPQKQQNQGQARQRQAQPQPANKGQANSQPQRQQQKRQAEQKQRSNDAAAQRAQEERRAKARQERQRQQNQAQQPQQRQQPQRNQAQQQRQQNQPSAEQQRAQEERRARAREERQRQQRQAQQPQPQNRGQAATTGSREVNERAQGQGGNRARQVEQAEERQRREAQEARREQARRERQEANRAAERNNPDRRPDARPDQRGDQPRARPDRRPDDRGNQRAEDRRSLEDRMRRDDRADQRQRLRQQRREEIARENRQQDRQEARNRDRRAQERADAMRGRRDDLRREIRRDDRRDRRDWVDRERRRRDRYDDWERNYRRDNNWDRAAWVGLGAFAGAAIVASTQGRTTYVVNGQPMIIDEYPDRLRWRADAYDVRDLNNGWTESVVVRSDGTRVVTIVDNYGVPIRRYREVPGGPTVTLFNNMPPWWGNDADLAVDIAPYDVAMPYDRYIVEPSRASVDVVYQTVTAEPVRELDRSYTLNQVLYNEDLRGLMPRIDVDTITFETGSADIADTEIGNLETIGVAIEEAIYENPSEVFLIEGHTDAVGAAEYNLGLSDSRAESVAQILTEYFEIPPENLVTQGFGKQYLKEQTQGPSRINRRVTVRRITPLLSADDQIAGMEGQNLD is encoded by the coding sequence ATGCGACAGTTGACAAGCTGGGCGGTGCTCGCTGCGATGACAGCGGCCACCGGTCCGGCTGCGGCGGGCATCGGGGCGCACCAGGCTCCGGTCTTCGCCGAATCTGGCGTCATCGCCGTGCAGAACCAGCAGGAGCGCCAGAACGAGCGGCGCGAGTTCCGCAGCGAGACGCAAGCCGCACAGGACGAGGTGCAGAACGAGCGCCGCGAGCGAGCCCGCGAGGATCGTTCGGCCGACGCCGAGCGCCGCAACGAGCGGCTCGAGTTCCGTCAGGAGGACCTGTCCCGCTCCGAGCGCCACGAGGCGCAGGAGGAGATGACCAACGAGCGCCGCGAACGGGCCCGTGAACAGCGCGAGCTGAGCAACGAACAGGCCAACGAGCGGCAGGAGTTCCGCCGCGAGCAGCGCGCCACGCAGCAGGAGATCCAGAACGAGCGGCGCGAGAGTGCCCGCGAACAGCGCCCCACGACCGAGGATCGGCGCGGCCAGGCCGCGCAGCAGCGCGAGCGCCGCAACGACGCCGCCGATCAGCGCCAGCGCACCAACGAGCGCCGCCAGAATGCCCGCGACAAGCGCAGCGACGCGGGGGCGGTGATGTCGGACTGGACGATCCAGCGCGCGGCGCTGGACGGGCCGGTGCAGGTCGCCCAGCTCGATGCCGCGGCCCAGCCGATGCTGCTGGCCCAGGCGGACCAGAAGCAGGAAGAGCGGCGCGCCAAGGCCCGCGAAGAGCGGCGCCAGCGCAACGAGGCCCAGAACAAGGGCAATCAGAAGCCGCAGAAGCAGCAGAACCAGGGTCAGGCGCGTCAGCGCCAGGCCCAGCCGCAGCCGGCCAACAAGGGGCAGGCCAACTCCCAGCCCCAGCGCCAGCAGCAGAAGCGGCAGGCCGAGCAGAAGCAGCGGAGCAACGACGCCGCCGCCCAGCGTGCGCAGGAAGAGCGCCGCGCGAAGGCCCGCCAGGAGCGCCAACGCCAGCAGAACCAGGCACAGCAGCCGCAGCAGCGCCAGCAGCCGCAGCGCAACCAGGCCCAGCAGCAGCGCCAGCAGAACCAGCCGAGCGCCGAGCAGCAGCGGGCGCAGGAGGAGCGCCGCGCCCGTGCGCGTGAAGAGCGCCAGCGCCAGCAGCGTCAGGCCCAGCAGCCGCAGCCGCAGAACCGCGGCCAGGCGGCGACCACCGGCTCGCGCGAGGTGAACGAGCGCGCGCAGGGACAGGGCGGCAATCGCGCTCGCCAGGTCGAGCAGGCCGAGGAGCGCCAGCGCCGCGAGGCGCAGGAGGCGCGGCGCGAGCAGGCCCGCCGCGAACGCCAGGAGGCCAACCGTGCCGCCGAGCGGAACAATCCCGACCGCCGTCCGGATGCGCGCCCGGACCAGCGTGGCGACCAGCCGAGGGCGCGTCCGGATCGCCGTCCGGATGATCGCGGCAACCAGCGTGCCGAGGATCGCCGCTCGCTCGAGGATCGCATGCGCCGCGACGACCGGGCCGACCAGCGCCAGCGTCTGCGCCAGCAGCGCCGCGAGGAGATCGCCCGCGAGAACCGGCAGCAGGACCGCCAGGAAGCCCGCAACCGCGACCGGCGCGCCCAGGAACGGGCCGACGCCATGCGCGGTCGCCGCGACGACCTGCGCCGCGAGATCCGTCGCGACGACCGCCGCGACCGGCGCGACTGGGTGGATCGTGAGCGCCGCCGCCGCGACCGCTACGACGACTGGGAGCGCAACTACCGCCGCGACAACAACTGGGACCGCGCCGCCTGGGTCGGCCTCGGTGCGTTCGCCGGCGCCGCCATCGTCGCCTCCACCCAGGGCCGCACGACCTACGTCGTCAACGGTCAGCCGATGATCATCGACGAGTACCCGGACCGCCTGCGCTGGCGCGCCGATGCGTACGACGTGCGTGACCTCAACAACGGCTGGACGGAGTCGGTCGTCGTGCGCTCCGACGGCACCCGCGTCGTCACCATCGTCGACAACTACGGTGTGCCGATCCGCCGCTACCGCGAGGTCCCCGGCGGCCCCACGGTGACGCTGTTCAACAACATGCCGCCCTGGTGGGGCAACGACGCGGATCTCGCCGTGGACATCGCGCCCTACGACGTCGCCATGCCCTACGACCGCTATATCGTGGAGCCCTCGCGCGCCTCGGTGGACGTCGTCTACCAGACCGTGACGGCCGAGCCGGTGCGTGAGCTGGACCGCTCCTACACGCTCAATCAGGTGCTCTACAACGAGGACCTGCGCGGGCTGATGCCGCGGATCGACGTCGACACGATCACCTTCGAGACCGGTTCGGCCGACATCGCCGACACCGAGATCGGCAACCTGGAGACCATCGGCGTCGCCATCGAGGAGGCGATCTACGAGAACCCGTCCGAGGTCTTCCTGATCGAGGGCCATACCGACGCCGTCGGCGCCGCCGAGTACAATCTCGGCCTGTCGGACTCGCGGGCCGAGAGCGTGGCGCAGATCCTGACGGAATATTTCGAGATTCCGCCGGAGAACCTCGTCACCCAGGGCTTCGGCAAGCAGTACCTGAAGGAGCAGACGCAGGGGCCGAGCCGGATCAACCGCCGCGTGACGGTGCGCCGGATCACCCCGCTGCTGTCCGCCGACGATCAGATCGCCGGGATGGAAGGCCAGAACCTGGACTGA
- the lpdA gene encoding dihydrolipoyl dehydrogenase, translating to MADTYDVLIIGSGPGGYVTAIRAAQLGLKTAVVEKAHLGGICLNWGCIPTKALLRSAEVYDHFKHAKDYGLAAKDFSFDIAKVVERSRGVSKQLNGGVGMLLKKNKVDVIWGTAKITAPGKVDVKDAPDAPKGAKGGGSYAAKNIIVATGARPRALPGLEPDKENIWTYFEAMVPKELPKKLLVVGSGAIGIEFASFFNSMGSEVTVVEVMDQILPVEDVEIAKLARKQLEKQGLKIMTSAKVAKIEKGRTQKVSVEANGKTETIEVDKVISAVGVVGNIEGLGLEELGVKTERGCVVIDDFGATNVKGVYAIGDVAGPPMLAHKAEHEGVICVEAIAGKKPHPMDKGKIPGCTYCHPQVASVGLTEAKAKAAGREVKVGRFPFIGNGKAIALGAPDGLVKTVFDAKTGELLGAHMVGAEVTELIQGFVVAMNLETTEEELIHAVFPHPTLSEMMHESVLDAYGRAIHI from the coding sequence ATGGCCGACACCTACGACGTCCTCATCATCGGCTCCGGCCCCGGCGGCTACGTGACCGCGATCCGCGCCGCGCAGCTCGGCCTCAAGACCGCGGTCGTGGAAAAAGCGCACCTCGGCGGCATCTGCCTCAACTGGGGCTGCATCCCGACCAAGGCGCTGCTGCGCTCGGCCGAGGTCTACGACCACTTCAAGCACGCCAAGGACTACGGCCTCGCCGCCAAGGACTTTTCGTTCGACATCGCCAAGGTGGTGGAGCGCTCGCGCGGGGTGTCCAAGCAGTTGAACGGCGGCGTCGGCATGCTGCTGAAGAAGAACAAGGTCGACGTGATCTGGGGCACGGCCAAGATCACCGCGCCCGGCAAGGTCGACGTCAAGGACGCGCCGGACGCGCCGAAGGGCGCCAAGGGCGGCGGCAGCTACGCGGCGAAGAACATCATCGTCGCCACCGGCGCCCGCCCGCGCGCCTTGCCCGGCCTCGAGCCCGACAAGGAGAACATTTGGACCTACTTCGAGGCGATGGTCCCCAAGGAGCTGCCCAAGAAGCTCCTGGTGGTCGGGTCCGGCGCCATCGGCATCGAGTTCGCGTCGTTCTTCAACTCGATGGGCTCGGAGGTGACGGTCGTCGAGGTGATGGACCAGATCCTCCCCGTCGAGGACGTCGAGATCGCCAAGCTCGCCCGCAAGCAGCTCGAAAAGCAGGGCCTGAAGATCATGACGTCGGCCAAGGTCGCCAAGATCGAGAAGGGCCGCACGCAGAAGGTCAGCGTCGAGGCCAACGGCAAGACCGAGACGATCGAGGTCGACAAGGTGATCTCGGCGGTCGGCGTCGTCGGCAACATCGAGGGCCTCGGCCTCGAGGAGCTGGGCGTCAAGACCGAGCGCGGATGCGTCGTGATCGACGATTTCGGCGCCACCAATGTGAAGGGCGTCTACGCCATCGGCGACGTAGCCGGCCCGCCGATGCTGGCCCACAAGGCCGAGCATGAAGGCGTGATCTGCGTCGAGGCGATCGCGGGCAAAAAGCCGCACCCGATGGACAAGGGCAAGATCCCCGGCTGCACCTACTGCCACCCGCAGGTCGCCTCGGTCGGGCTGACGGAGGCGAAGGCCAAGGCCGCTGGGCGTGAGGTCAAGGTCGGGCGGTTCCCGTTCATCGGCAACGGCAAGGCGATCGCCCTCGGCGCCCCGGACGGCCTGGTGAAGACGGTGTTCGACGCCAAGACCGGTGAACTTTTGGGCGCGCACATGGTTGGTGCGGAAGTGACCGAGCTGATCCAGGGGTTCGTGGTCGCGATGAACCTCGAAACGACCGAGGAAGAGCTGATTCACGCGGTGTTCCCGCACCCGACGCTATCGGAGATGATGCACGAGAGCGTCCTCGACGCGTACGGTCGCGCCATTCATATCTGA
- a CDS encoding cupin domain-containing protein produces MATKASATVQIDEPHVRVTQWTFEPGTSTGAHVHAYPYVVVPVIPGTLTMVDDKGDHIAEMKLGESYSRPKGVSHDVVNRSDAVVSFVEIEMK; encoded by the coding sequence ATGGCCACAAAGGCGAGCGCCACCGTGCAGATCGACGAGCCGCATGTGCGGGTCACGCAGTGGACGTTCGAGCCTGGCACCTCCACCGGCGCTCACGTCCACGCGTATCCGTACGTCGTCGTTCCGGTCATCCCCGGCACGCTGACGATGGTGGACGACAAGGGCGACCACATCGCCGAAATGAAGCTCGGTGAGAGCTACTCGCGCCCCAAGGGCGTGTCGCACGATGTGGTCAACCGCTCGGACGCGGTCGTGTCGTTCGTCGAAATTGAGATGAAGTGA